Proteins encoded together in one Porites lutea chromosome 2, jaPorLute2.1, whole genome shotgun sequence window:
- the LOC140928991 gene encoding uncharacterized protein, whose amino-acid sequence MAVFLDEILLHIFEYLDAASLTRLSSVCKQWRNIANTPSLWRRLVLLRWPSQKFLYEKASLSHINWMNTYQDLTLRGHFSPDEMKYFICCRVSDELTEIELRENMFLHMAETMMKWSVPDIFDQEDEFNTPGFNKNFELFFDTHDLKWTFIDKRREYIDDLFSCKMKTTTPARFIRPYQVIPSCLVMFRWLCLFRAYVTEETGLTYYRIWRYRLKHRATGIHFEVYDWKAAMSCTLSKGSPTSVAFREDALELLTILTHPNFLMHPMGVSVAKEMHIPIPKLLGSRCNSAASSLSSCGLTSPRSPLRNIGNFSFDKRDVKGIHKIASSTTDSDEESDGGFDTGYVANCEDFISSKHWDVEEQNKIQAEVAGMWTVVNNNDAPHLFVTFDENNSSWIFHDCIPDFSDLWRQGVAAFGGNHDTLRDHGFGIEPIPSCLALYRLVCLMNINARVYASMEDSSIWSLHLIHNTTRAVLHLKDLNGWFDASVSLTEDMQNQLREASEKVTDQLETLQWCDISTSFPSADDISDYVASDEESDVEDDKKVDDICYLQTPTQSDNSISSNEVDFDDIDADEFWFSPLTPQFMGAEIPESALAENTNSFWRSLGSPGFQEFPCHSDVETLEGAWGRAPPSDQENYGNSHFLEPFDAAEKFRSVHSSDSSSNLNHQTSNHSDSEGSDVQGSEPSQPSTLKQFKNDVMVLLNLLMDEKFAHPYGTIAGSVA is encoded by the exons CAGTATTTTTAGACGAAATTTTGCTTCATATTTTTGAATATCTCGATGCAGCGTCTCTGACAAGGCTTTCCTCGGTCTGTAAACAGTGGAGAAACATCGCCAATACTCCTTCGCTGTGGCGAAGGCTCGTTTTGTTGCGATGGCCTTCCCAGAAGTTTTTATACGAAAAGGCGTCTTTATCTCACATCAACTGGATGAATACATACCAGGATTTGACTCTCAGGGGACATTTCTCGCCCGATGAAATGAAATACTTTATTTGTTGTCGCGTGAGCGATGAGTTGACAGAAATTGAGTTAcgtgaaaatatgtttttgcaCATGGCAGAAACGATGATGAAGTGGTCCGTACCGGATATATTCGACCAAGAAGACGAATTTAACACGCCAGGATTTAACAAGAACtttgaattgttttttgacACACATGATTTAAAGTGGACTTTCATCGACAAGAGAAGAGAATACATAGATGACTTGTTCAGCTGTAAGATGAAGACAACAACTCCTGCGAGATTCATTCGACCTTACCAAGTTATCCCTAGCTGCTTAGTGATGTTCCGATGGCTTTGTCTCTTCCGTGCCTACGTGACTGAAGAAACTGGCTTGACTTATTACCGTATATGGCGGTATCGTCTCAAGCATAGAGCTACAGGGATACATTTTGAAGTGTACGATTGGAAGGCCGCCATGTCGTGCACCCTTTCCAAAGGGAGTCCAACATCAGTAGCTTTTAGAGAAGATGCATTGGAACTTTTGACCATTCTTACGCACCCTAACTTTCTTATGCACCCCATGGGTGTTAGCGTTGCTAAGGAGATGCACATCCCCATTCCGAAACTTCTTGGAAGTAGATGCAACTCTGCTGCATCTTCACTCTCTAGCTGCGGTTTGACAAGCCCAAGGTCACCATTAAGAAATATTGGTAATTTTTCATTTGACAAGAGAGATGTCAAGGGCATACACAAAATTGCCAGCAGCACCACTGACAGTGATGAGGAATCAGATGGTGGGTTTGACACTGGGTACGTGGCAAACTGTGAAGATTTTATCAGCAGTAAGCATTGGGATGTTGAGGAGCAAAATAAAATCCAAGCTGAGGTAGCTGGCATGTGGACAGTGGTAAACAATAATGATGCCCCGCATCTCTTTGTTActtttgatgaaaacaacagttcatGGATTTTCCATGACTGTATACCCGACTTCTCTGATTTGTGGCGGCAAGGGGTTGCAGCATTTGGTGGGAACCATGACACCCTTAGAGACCATGGCTTTGGCATAGAACCCATTCCAAGTTGCCTGGCCTTATATCGTCTGGTGTGCCTTATGAACATTAATGCACGTGTTTATGCCAGTATGGAAGATTCATCAATTTGGTCTTTACACTTGATCCACAACACTACTAGAGCAGTGTTGCATCTCAAGGATttaaatg GTTGGTTTGATGCCTCAGTGAGTCTGACAGAAGACATGCAAAACCAACTTCGAGAGGCTTCAGAAAAGGTTACAGATCAGCTAGAGACATTGCAGTGGTGTGATATTTCCACATCGTTTCCATCGGCTGATGACATTAGTGATTATGTTGCTAGTGATGAAGAGAGTGATGTCGAAGATGACAAAAAAGTTGATGATATCTGCTACTTACAGACTCCAACCCAGTCTGACAACAGCATTTCAAGTAATGAAGTTGATTTTGATGACATAGATGCTGATGAATTCTGGTTTTCACCCTTGACCCCACAGTTTATGGGAGCAGAGATTCCAGAGAGTGCATTGGCCGAAAACACAAACAGTTTCTGGAGATCACTAGGATCACCAGGTTTTCAAGAATTTCCCTGCCATTCTGATGTTGAAACTCTGGAAGGTGCTTGGGGTAGGGCTCCACCCTCAGACCAAGAAAACTATGGCAACAGTCACTTTCTAGAGCCTTTTGATGCCGCAGAGAAGTTCAGATCTGTCCACTCCTCTGATAGTAGCAGCAACCTTAACCATCAAACCAGCAATCATTCAGACAGTGAAGGAAGTGATGTGCAAGGTTCTGAGCCTTCTCAACCCAGCACTCTTAAGCAATTCAAGAATGATGTGATGGTACTGTTGAACTTACTAATGGATGAAAAGTTTGCCCATCCATATGGAACTATAGCTGGCTCAGTGGCATAA
- the LOC140928992 gene encoding uncharacterized protein: MTFECKQCGKCFHQAEQLRIHERVHTGEKPFECKHCGKCFSQAGNLRKHEILHTGVKPHECKQCGKRFSQTVHLRNHERVHTGEKPYHCKKCGKCFRVSNNLRNHERVHSEEKAFKCKQCDKCFNVARTLRVHERIHTGEKPYECKQCGRCFSQKGNLTKHESVHTGERPFECKQCGKCFRHARYLVIHENLHTREHSYECKLCGKSFAMAESLRMHKRGHSGVKPYQCKRCGKCFMNVGSLRVHERVHTGEKPFECKWCGKCFRVAADLRIHERVHTGDKPYECKQCGKCFSIAGNLKVHERVHTGEKPNECKQCGKCFSSAENLKKHRRLHTKSHTNEIPSKRLHCESKKSDLQERGTGSSRVVTLPSASIEKHSCWICQEEMSSEPLLLRHYENHMRHVGEDSP; the protein is encoded by the coding sequence ATGACTTTTGAGTGCaagcagtgtggcaagtgttttcaCCAAGCAGAACAACTAAgaattcatgaaagagttcacactggtgaaaagccttttgaatgtaaacattgtggcaagtgttttagccaagcaggaaacTTGAGGAAACATGAAATCCTTCACACTGGAGTGAAGCCccatgaatgtaaacagtgtggcaaaaGGTTTAGTCAAACTGTACACCTAAGGAACCATGAAAGGgttcacactggagaaaagcctTATCATTGTAAaaagtgtggcaagtgttttagggTATCTAACAACCTAAGAaatcatgaaagagttcactcTGAAGAAAAGGCCTTTAAGTGCAAGCAGTGTGACAAATGTTTTAATGTGGCAAGGACCCTAAGGGTACATGAACGAATCCATACTggagaaaagccttatgaatgtaaacagtgtggcaggTGTTTTAGCCAGAAAGGAAACTTGACGAAACATGAAAGTGTTCACACTGGAGAAAGGCcctttgaatgtaaacagtgtggcaagtgttttaggcATGCAAGATATCTAGTGATTCATGAAAATCTTCACACAAGAGAACATTCCTATGAATGTAAACTGTGTGGCAAGTCTTTTGCTATGGCAGAAAGCCTACGAATGCATAAAAGAGGTCACAGTGGGGTAAAACCTTATCAGTGTAAACGGTGTGGCAAGTGCTTTATGAATGTGGGAAGCCTAAGAgtacatgaaagagttcacactggagaaaagccttttgaatgtaaatgGTGTGGAAAGTGTTTTAGGGTAGCAGCAGACCTAAgaattcatgaaagagttcacactggagataagccttacgaatgtaaacagtgtggcaaatgTTTCAGTATAGCAGGAAACCTGAAagttcatgaaagagttcacactggagaaaagcctaatgaatgtaaacagtgtggcaagtgttttagcagCGCAGAAAACCTTAAAAAACACAGGAGATTACACACTAAAAGTCACACTAATGAAATACCGTCCAAACGTTTGCATTGCGAGAGTAAGAAAAGTGACCTTCAAGAGAGAGGGACTGGAAGCAGTAGGGTAGTAACCCTACCATCAGCCAGTATTGAGAAACACAGCtgttggatttgtcaagaggaAATGAGTAGTGAACCGCTTCTTCTTCGGCACTATGAAAATCATATGAGGCATGTAGGCGAAGATAGCCCTTAA
- the LOC140928993 gene encoding 26S proteasome non-ATPase regulatory subunit 2-like, with product MAPVAEPKKEKETSDKKEDTKSKDGTKKEEEPELSEEDRQLQEELTMLVERLSESNVSLHKPALEALRSQIRASTSSMTSVPKPLKYLRPHFATLTEIYGEWGDGENKRFLADIISVLGMTISEGRECLKFRMLGSKEELESWGHEYVRHLAEEIRGEYSERMDKGETVEDLVNLAKEIIPYNMQHNAETEACDLLMEIERLDLLEQYVDKRSFHRVCLYLTSCVSYVPEPEDSTLLKTALNIFRKFDHQPEAMKLAIQLNDVELIKDIFVSCTGSDDKKLIQKQMAFMLARQQIYLELDESMDDYDDLAEIMSNAHLNNNFLSLARELDIMEPKVPEDIYKTHLENKGVSSGVALDSARQNLASSFVNSFVNAAFGTDKLLTEDGNKWIYKNKEHGMMSTTASLGLILLWDVDAGLTQIDKYLYSTEDYIKAGALLACGIVNSGVKNECDPALALLSDYVLHNNNIMRLGSVVGLGLAYAGSNRQDVLSLILPVLADPKSNLEVIGMAAIACGLVAIGTCNGDVTSTILQTMMERSEAEVKETNSRNLALGLGLTFLGKQEAAEATLEALKVVPEPLGKWASILVEICAYAGTGNVLKIQEMLHICSEHFEQKDEEEKEKDSKDKDKDKDKKAEKSDDGSHQGVAVLGIALMAMGEEIGAQMVLRTCNHLLQYGEPVIRRAVPLALALLSASNPQLSIIDTLSKLSHDNDAEVAHNSIFAMGIVGAGTNNARLGGMLRQLAMYYHKDANNLFMVRLAQGLVHLGKGTLTLGPYHCDRSLMMPVAVGGLLSVLVSFLDVKNVILGKSHYVLFNLVSAMQPRMLVTFDTDLRPLPVSVRVGQAVDVVGQAGKPKTITGFQTHTTPVLLAYGERAELATEEYISLAPIMEGFVILKKNPEYEKSES from the exons ATGGCGCCTGTAGCCGAACctaagaaagagaaagaaacttCCGACAAGAAAGAGGACACGAAATCCAAAGATGGAACCAAGAAAGAAGAAGAGCCCGAGTTG AGCGAAGAGGATAGACAGCTTCAAGAGGAGTTAACAATGCTGGTCGAAAGGTTGTCG GAATCCAATGTATCATTGCACAAACCAGCACTGGAAGCCCTCAGATCACAAATCAGAGCAAGCACAAGCTCAATGACATCAGTTCCTAAACCACTGAAATATCTCAGACCACATTTTGCTACGCTGACAGAGATTTATGGCGAGTGGGGTGATGGTGAAAATAAG CGATTCTTGGCTGACATCATCTCAGTTCTTGGAATGACGATTAGTGAAGGTCGtgaatgtctgaaattcaggatGCTTGGGTCCAAAGAAGAACTAGAATCATGGGGACATGAATATGTCAG ACACTTGGCCGAGGAGATACGTGGAGAATATAGTGAGAGAATGGACAAGGGGGAAACAGTAGAAGACCTGGTTAATCTTGCTAAAGAAATAATACCATACAACATGCAGCACAATGCGGAGACTGAGGCATGTGACTTGCTGATGGAGATTGAACGTCTGGATTTACTTGAACAATATGTTGACAAAAGAAGCTTTCACCGAGTATGTCTCTATCTCACAAG CTGTGTAAGTTATGTACCAGAACCAGAGGATAGCACACTTTTGAAGACAGCACTAAATATATTTAGAAAGTTTGATCATCAACCAGAGGCCATGAAGTTAGCTATCCAACTAAATGATGTGGAGCTCATCAAAGACATTTTTGTCTCTTGCACAGGAAG TGAtgacaaaaaattaatacagaAACAAATGGCATTTATGTTGGCAAGGCAACAAATCTACCTGGAACTGGATGAGAGCATGGATGATTATGATGACTTGGCAGAAATAATGTCCAATGCACATCTGAACAACAACTTTCTTAGCCTCGCTAGGGAG TTGGATATCATGGAACCCAAAGTACCTGAAGATATTTATAAAACACATCTTGAAAACAAAG gGGTTTCAAGTGGTGTGGCCCTGGACTCTGCTAGACAAAATTTAGCTTCTTCATTCGTGAATTCTTTTGTTAATGCTGCTTTTGGTACTGACAAGTTATTGACAGAAGATGGAAATAAGTGGATTTACAAGAACAAAGAGCATG GCATGATGAGTACAACCGCTTCTTTGGGGCTCATTTTGTTATGGGATGTTGATGCAGGACTCACACAGATTGACAAATATTTATACTCAACAGAAGACTATATTAAG GCTGGTGCGCTATTGGCTTGTGGTATTGTGAACTCTGGAGTGAAGAATGAATGTGACCCAGCCCTTGCTTTGCTATCAGACTATGTTCTacacaataataatatcatgaGACTTGGATCTGTCGTTGG gCTTGGTCTAGCTTATGCAGGTTCTAACAGACAAGACGTGTTATCTCTAATTCTTCCTGTTTTAGCTGATCCAAAGTCAAACCTAGAG GTCATCGGTATGGCAGCAATCGCCTGCGGTTTGGTTGCCATTGGAACATGTAATGGTGATGTGACGTCAACTATTCTTCAGACAATGATGGAACGATCGGAAGCGGAAGTCAAAGAAACGAACTCTCGTAACTTGGCACTAGGACTTGGGCTGACCTTCCTGG GGAAACAAGAAGCAGCAGAAGCTACTCTAGAGGCTCTGAAAGTCGTACCTGAACCGCTTGGAAAGTGGGCTTCTATCTTGGTGGAAATCTGTGCTTACGCTG GTACTGGAAACGTTCTGAAAATCCAAGAGATGCTACACATCTGCAGTGAACACTTTGAACAGAAGGATGAAGAAGAGAAGGAGAAAGATTCCAAAGATAAAGACAAAGATAAAGATAAGAAGGCTGAGAAGTCAGATGATGGCAGTCATCAGGGTGTGGCAGTGTTAGGTATCGCTTTAATGGCCATGGGTGAGGAGATTGGTGCTCAGATGGTGCTCAGAACATGTAATCATTTG CTGCAGTACGGTGAACCGGTGATACGCCGTGCAGTTCCATTGGCTCTGGCCCTCCTTTCAGCTTCTAATCCTCAACTAAGTATTATCGATACTCTCAGTAAGCTGTCTCATGACAACGATGCTGAAGTGGCACATAACTCTATCTTCGCCATGGGAATTGTAGGAGCAG GTACCAATAATGCCAGACTTGGTGGAATGTTACGGCAGCTGGCCATGTACTACCACAAGGATGCTAACAATCTGTTCATGGTGCGACTTGCACAG GGTTTAGTTCATCTTGGTAAAGGAACCCTTACACTTGGTCCTTATCACTGTGACCGTTCCCTGATGATGCCAGTCGCTGTAGGTGGCCTCTTGTCTGTTCTCGTGTCCTTCTTGGATGTCAAAAATG TTATCCTCGGCAAATCGCATTATGTCCTGTTTAACTTGGTGTCAGCCATGCAGCCCAGAATGTTGGTCACATTTGACACGGACCTGCGACCTTTACCAGTTTCTGTTAGGGTTGGACAG GCAGTCGATGTTGTTGGTCAAGCAGGAAAGCCAAAGACAATAACAGGATTTCAGACTCACACTACGCCAGTACTGCTGGCGTACGGAGAAAGAGCTGAGCTTGCAACTGAAGAAT ATATTTCCCTCGCACCAATTATGGAAGGTTTCGTCATCTTAAAAAAGAACCCTGAATACGAGAAATCAGAGTCTTGA